In Columba livia isolate bColLiv1 breed racing homer chromosome Z, bColLiv1.pat.W.v2, whole genome shotgun sequence, one DNA window encodes the following:
- the LOC135577411 gene encoding interferon-like gives MAAPHTPRPRLPHGAPALLLLLTALAAATACHHLRPRHATFPWDSLQLLRAMAPSPTQPCHHQHAPSFPDTLLNTPRSQQPAAALTILQHLLQILSSNSIPQHWHNQAREHLLNSLHHHSQQLQQCLTPNRMLFRTQGPRNLLLTIDKYFGDIQDFLRNHNHSACAWDHVRLQAHDCFQHLHNLTSTTPN, from the coding sequence atGGCTGCGCCACACACCCCACGGCCCCGCCTGCCGCACGGCGCCCCGgcgctcctgctcctcctcacgGCTctcgccgccgccaccgcctgCCACCACCTGCGGCCCCGCCACGCCACCTTCCCCTGGGacagcctccagctcctccgggccatggctcccagccccacacagccctgccaccaccagcacGCGCCCTCCTTCCCCGACACCCTCCTCAACACCCCCCGCTCCCAACAACCCGCCGCCGCCCTCACCATCCTCCAGCACCTCTTGCAAATCCTCAGCAGCAACAGCATCCCCCAACACTGGCACAACCAGGCACGGGAACACCTCCTCAACAGCCTCCAccaccacagccagcagctccagcagtgcCTGACGCCCAACAGGATGCTCTTCCGAACACAAGGACCCCGCAACCTGCTGCTCACCATCGACAAATACTTCGGCGACATCCAGGACTTCCTCCGCAACCACAACCACAGCGCCTGCGCCTGGGACCACGTCCGCCTCCAAGCTCACGACTGCTTCCAGCACCTCCACAACCTCACCAGCACCACCCCCAATTAG